TTATCAGTTAGCCTGGTCAACAGCCAATGCAATTCTGCGTGCGATAGACGCTCATGCCTTTCCGTATTTCTCCCTTTCACTGAAGCATCGTGCCGAATTGTTTCATCACGGAGAATTTAGGAGGAAGTAGATCATGGATTGGTATGTCTACCAACGGGGTTCATCCCCGATCCGCAAAGTGTCGCGCAAGCGCCGCCACCGCACGAAGAGGGTGCTGATGGTCTCGCTGCTGGTACTGATTGTGGCCGGATTCATCTGGTGCGGAGTAGTCTTTAACAGAATTAACAGTGCAGCAACCACCTCGCCCATGGTGAAGGCGGACGCCGGAGTTATTCTGGGGATGTCGATGTGGGGCGATGAACCGAGCCCCGGGCTGAAGGAACGGCTGGATTATGCGCTTGAGCTGTATAAGTCTGGTGCATTCAGCCATTTTGTTGTCTCTGGAGGGCTGGATCAGCCGGAGTATAAGTACACGGAAGCCGAAGGCATGCAGAGGTATCTGGTTGCCCATGGAGTACCTGACAAGGTGATCTATCTGGAGGACCAGTCTACCAGCACTTACGAGAACCTGCTGTTCAGCAAGACAGTCATGCAGCAGGAGGGATTGTCTTCAGCTGTCGTGATTACCCATGATTTTCATGGCCGCCGCGCCTTGGAGACTGCGCGTAAGCTGGGGTATAAGAACCCGGAGCTTGGCGTCACGGAGTCTAAAGTGATGTCGATGCTTAAGTATAAGTCCCGCGAGATTCTGGCCTACACCAAATGGAAATTGCAGGAGCTGTCGCTGTAAATCTGCTAATTTCCAAAACTGCTAATAACGCCTTTTATACTGGAATAGACTGGTTAGAGCAAGTCAGACCTGTATAATGAGGTGAACTAGGTGAACGGACATGTAGCGGCGGCAAGCAGCGGACGGGAAGAACGCAGACCGTCCAGGCAGATTAACATTGTGCTGAATAATCAGGCTCCGGCCCCGGTGTCCGGCTTGCCGGCTGATAGCGCAGGCGGCCCGGCAGCTCCCAAGCCCGGCAGCCATAGCGGACTGTTCCAGGAGCTGAGCCGGGAGCTGGATGCACTTGTAGGTCTGGATAACATCAAAGAGCTGGTCTTCGAGATCTATGCCCTGCTGCAGGTGGCCCAGATGCGCAGTGAAGCCGGACTTGCCACCGGAGGCCAGGCCTACCATATGGTATTCAAGGGCAATCCGGGGACTGGCAAAACTACGGTTGCACGGATTGTGGCGAAGCTGTTCCAGCGGATGGGTGTGCTCAGCAAAGGGCATCTGATTGAAGTAGAGCGCGCAGATCTGGTAGGCGAATATATCGGACATACTGCCCAGAAGACGCGGGATCTGGTGAAAAAAGCGCTCGGCGGTATCCTCTTCATCGATGAAGCATACAGTCTGGCCCGCGGCGGAGACAAGGATTTCGGCAAGGAGGCCATCGACACGCTGGTCAAATCGATGGAGGACCACCGCAGCCAGTTTGTCCTGATTCTGGCCGGGTATTCCGGCGAGATTGACTATTTTCTGATGAGCAATCCGGGTCTGCCCTCGCGGTTTCCGATCCAGGTTGAATTTCCCGATTATACCATCGACCAGCTGCTGCAGATTGCCGAGCTGATGGCCAAGGACCGTGATTATATTTTGATGCCGCAGGCCATACTCAGACTCAAGCAGCATTTGCTTATGGAGAAGACAGAGAGTCTGCATGCTTTCAGCAATGCAAGGTATGTACGCAACAGTATTGAGAAGGCGGTACGCGCACAGGCTGTGCGGCTCTTGAACCAGTATGAGAGTACAAGTCCGGGCAAGCAGGAGCTGATGACGCTGCGGACCGAGGATTTCAAAGGATAGTCCAGGAAGAATAGATGAGGAGCATGGAATGAATGGCAACTACAACACATGACACAGAGACAGAAGTGCAGGACCGGGCGATTCTTGTCAGTCTGGTGACTGACAAGATCAAACGCACCGGGATCGACCCTGAGCTCTCGCTCCAGGAGCTTGTACAATTAGCAGAGACCGCCGGGGTAGAGGTGCTGGATGTATTGCGGCAGAATAAGGAGACCCCGGATTCCAGGTGGTTTATCGGTAAAGGTAAGGTGGAAGAGCTTCGGATGGCCGCTGACGGGCTTGGCGCGAATACCGCGATCTTCGATCAGGAGCTGTCCGGGGCGCAGGTGCGTAATCTGGAAGAGGCGCTGGATCTCAAAATTATTGACCGCACACAGCTGATTCTCGATATCTTCGCCGGACGCGCGAAGACCCGTGAAGGGATCATCCAGGTAGAGCTGGCCCAGCTGTCTTATCTGCTGCCGCGCCTGTCCGGACAAGGCAAGAATCTGTCGCGTCAGGGTGGCGGAATCGGTACGAGAGGTCCCGGAGAGAGCAAGCTGGAGACGGACCGCCGGCATATCCGTGAGCGGATTACAGAGCTGAAGCGCCAGCTGGATGAGGTGGTCAAGACCCGTGAGCTGCACCGTGAACACCGCCGCAAGAGCGGTGCGGTTCAGGTGGCACTGGTAGGCTATACCAACGCGGGCAAATCCACGCTGCTGAAGCAGCTGACCGATGCCGATGTGTACATCGAGAACCAATTGTTCGCTACCCTTGACCCGACTTCGCGTGTGCTTCAGCTTCCGGGCAGCAAGGAGGTCGTGCTTACGGACACCGTCGGCTTCATTCAGAATCTGCCGCATGATCTAGTAGCCTCCTTCCGCGCTACGCTGGAGGAAGTCAATGAAGCCAATCTGGTGCTGCATGTGGTGGATTCCTCTTCTCCGATGCGTGAAGAGCAGATGGAGGTCGTGCAGACGATTCTGCAGGATCTGGGCGCGGCAGGCAAGCCGCAGATCGTATTGTTCAACAAAATCGATCTGTGTCAGCCGGAGCAGCTGGAGATGCTCCCGACCGGTGAGGGCTTCCTGAAGATCAGTGCTTTTAATGAGGACGACCTCTCACGGATCACGGAGATCATCAGCGACCAGCTTGCCGGGGATACTCTTATCTTCCGCATTCCCGGAGACCGGGGGGATCTGTCCTCACTGCTCTACCGGGTGGGCGAGGTGCTTGAACAGGATTATGACGGCAGCGATGTACTCTATAACGTGCGGTTGAACAAAGAGGATTACGATAAATGGAGCTATAAGCTGGCTGAATTCGTGGAGCCGCAATAATTGCTCATCTGAACTGTTTGAAGCTGACTTGGCTGGTTAGAGAGGAAGCATCTATATCAACGCATTGCAACAGTCTGCTTTGGAGATTGATCCAGGCAGGCTTTGCTGTGCGGGTTGTGCCTGATGCATAAGCAGGAGATCATTATACAGAATGTTAGGAGAGATGAAGGGGACATGGCAGGATTTGCAGAGGATTTATTACAAGCGGCGGAAGCTGCAGAGCTAGAAATCGAGGGTGCGGTCAAGGCGCTGGACCGGATTGTGGATCATAATCAGTGGAAGGTGATCGAAGCCTTTCAGCGCCAGCATGTGAGTGATTTTCACTTCGCGGGTTCTACCGGATATGCTTACAACGACCGGGGGCGCGAGGTGCTGGATCTGGTCTATGCCGAAGTATTCGGTGCGGAAGCGGCGCTAGTCCGGCCGCATTTCGCTTCAGGAACTCATACCATATCTACCGCTCTGTTTGGTGTGCTGCGGCCCGGAGATGAGCTTCTGTACATTACAGGACGTCCCTATGATACGCTGCATAAGGTAGTTGGGAAGCCAGGAGACGGGACAGGCTCTCTGGCCGATTTCGGCATCGGCTACCGGGAGACAGCGCTGACAGAAGAGGGGAAGGTTGACTGGGAGGAGGTCGCCTTAGCGATAAATGACAAGACCAAGGTGATCGGAATCCAGCGTTCGCGCGGCTATGACTGGCGTTCGTCCTTCACGGTCGCAGAGATTGGAGAGATGGCAGCGCGGGTAAAAGCCATTAAGCCGGATGTTATCGTATTCGTGGATAATTGCTACGGTGAGTTCACCGAGACGCTGGAGCCGCCGCAGGTAGGCGCTGATCTGGTCGCCGGTTCGCTGATCAAGAATCCCGGCGGCGGAATCGCTGAGACCGGCGGTTATATCTGCGGCCGCGCAGATCTGGTGGAGCTGGCGGCTTACCGCCTGACAGCACCAGGAATCGGTGGTGAGGTAGGGGCGATGCTGGGCACGACGCGCGGCCTGTATCAAGGTCTATTCATGGCCCCGCATACGGTGGGACAGGCTGTGAAGGGCAGTATTTTCGCTTCCGCCGTGTTCCAGCGCTGCGGCTTCACGACCAAGCCTGCCTGGCATGAGCCGCGTACGGATCTGATCCAGGCGGTGGCTTTTGACGGACCTGAGCATCTGATTGCCTTCGTGCAAGGCATCCAGCGCGCAGCAGCGGTAGACAGCCATGTCGTGCCTGAGCCTTGGGATATGCCGGGGTATGAGCATCCGGTCATCATGGCGGCGGGGACGTTCATCCAGGGCGGAAGCCTGGAGCTGTCGGCAGATGCGCCAATCCGCGCACCGTATATAGGATATATGCAAGGCGGATTAACCTATTCTCATGTCAAATACGGGGTATTAATGGCCCTGCAGAGTATGAGGGAGCGCAAGCTGTTATAATTCTCTAATATATAGGAGGCAGAGGCTGATGAACGAAGCAGAAGCTATCGGAGGATTGTTGCAGAAAAGGAGTGCGGACATGGCTCCGCTGGTCGTCCTGATGTGCGGAGTAGCGGGTTCGGGCAAAACGACGTTTGCGCTTAAGCTGGAGCAGAAGGGGTTCGTCCGGCTGTCCATCGATGAGGATATCTGGAGTACACATGGCCGCTTCGGGATAGATTATCCTGAGGAAGAGTATGAATCCTTGAAGGAACAATCGGAACGCAAGCTGCGCAATGAGCTGGTGCAGCTGGTTCAGGCGAAGCGTCATGTGGTGGTGGATTTCAGCTTCTGGCAGCGGCAGCGCCGGGATGATTACAAGCAGCTGATCGAAGACCATGGCGGGAAATGGGCTGTGATCTTCCTCAAGGTACAGCCTGAAGAGTTACGGCACCGGCTCCTGCTGAGGAGCGAGCGGATGGATGCCAATGCGGCATTCACCATTACCGAGGAGATTCTGACCCGTTTCCTGAACGGATTCGAGACTCCGGCTGGAGAAGGGGAATGGATCGTTGAAGCATGACATGCCATGAAGCATGTACAGTAAGCTTTTAAGGCCCCCGCAAAGCACCTGTTTCGTCATCGGAACTAAAGCCCTGTTATGTGGGCGGGTTTTGCCTGCGGATTGCTCTTTGTGATATACTTCGGGGAACCAAATCCCATGCATCGGACACTTTGATCTCTTAATCTCACAATAGGTGAAAGAAATCTTGTGAGAAAAACTCACATACCATTGACACGCCATATAAGGAAATGTACAATGAGATGAGAAAAAGATCATTGGAAGGTTGGATGAGTCATGGGTGATGAAATCCGCAGAAATATGGCATTATTTCCTATTGGAATCGTAATGAAGTTAACTGATCTATCCGCCAGACAAATTCGTTATTATGAGCAGCACAGCCTGATCGTACCTGCGCGTACCTCCGGCAACCAGCGTTTGTTCTCTTTTAATGATGTGGAACGTCTGCTTGAGATCAAGGCGTTGATTGAGAAGGGTGTGAATATTGCCGGCATTAAGCAGGTGATGAATCCTGTCTCGAAGGAATCTGAAGAAGCTACGGTTATTACCCCTGACACAGAGGTGAGACGTAGAGAGTTGTCTGATTCGCAGCTTCACCGTCTGCTGAAGCAGGAGCTGGTTTCCGGTAAAAGACCGGGACAAGTGTCTCTGATCCAAGGTGAGCTATCCCGGTTTTTTAATAAATAATATAGAGCTGTTGAAAGGGAGAGGGTAACGTGAGCTTTACTAAAGAGGATATTCTGCGCATTTCCAAGGACGAGAACGTCCGGTTTATTCGCCTGCAATTCACCGATTTGCTGGGAACGATCAAGAATGTAGAGATTCCGGTAAGCCAGCTTGAAAAAGCACTCGACAATAAAATGATGTTCGATGGCTCGTCCATCGAAGGTTATGTGCGGATTGAAGAATCCGACATGTATCTGTATCCGGACCTGAGCACCTGGGTTATCTTCCCTTGGGTGACTGACAGCCGTGTGGCACGTCTGATTTGTGATGTGTACATGCCGGATGGCACACCGTTTGCCGGAGACCCGCGTGGTATCCTCAAGCGTTGTCTGCAGGAAGCGGAAGAAATGGGCTTTACAGCTATGAATGTTGGACCGGAGCCGGAATTCTTCCTGTTCAGAACAGACGAGAAGGGCGATCCGACTACAGAGCTGAATGACCAGGGTGGATATTTCGATCTGGCGCCAATGGATCTTGGGGAGAACTGCCGCCGCGAAATCGTATTGACACTGGAAGAGATGGGCTTTGAAATTGAAGCCTCCCACCACGAAGTGGCTTCCGGCCAGCATGAAATTGACTTCAAATATGCCGATGCCATCAAGGCAGCGGATCAGATTCAGACCTTCAAGCTTGTCGTGAAGACGGTAGCCCGCCATCACGGCCTGCATGCAACCTTTATGCCTAAGCCGCTGTTCGGTATGAACGGATCTGGTATGCACGCTCACCAATCCCTGTTCAAAGGGAAAGAGAATATGTTCTACGATGAGAGCGATAAGCTGGGCCTTAGCAA
The sequence above is a segment of the Paenibacillus sp. FSL R7-0204 genome. Coding sequences within it:
- a CDS encoding YdcF family protein, yielding MDWYVYQRGSSPIRKVSRKRRHRTKRVLMVSLLVLIVAGFIWCGVVFNRINSAATTSPMVKADAGVILGMSMWGDEPSPGLKERLDYALELYKSGAFSHFVVSGGLDQPEYKYTEAEGMQRYLVAHGVPDKVIYLEDQSTSTYENLLFSKTVMQQEGLSSAVVITHDFHGRRALETARKLGYKNPELGVTESKVMSMLKYKSREILAYTKWKLQELSL
- a CDS encoding AAA family ATPase; translated protein: MNGHVAAASSGREERRPSRQINIVLNNQAPAPVSGLPADSAGGPAAPKPGSHSGLFQELSRELDALVGLDNIKELVFEIYALLQVAQMRSEAGLATGGQAYHMVFKGNPGTGKTTVARIVAKLFQRMGVLSKGHLIEVERADLVGEYIGHTAQKTRDLVKKALGGILFIDEAYSLARGGDKDFGKEAIDTLVKSMEDHRSQFVLILAGYSGEIDYFLMSNPGLPSRFPIQVEFPDYTIDQLLQIAELMAKDRDYILMPQAILRLKQHLLMEKTESLHAFSNARYVRNSIEKAVRAQAVRLLNQYESTSPGKQELMTLRTEDFKG
- a CDS encoding methionine gamma-lyase family protein, translated to MAGFAEDLLQAAEAAELEIEGAVKALDRIVDHNQWKVIEAFQRQHVSDFHFAGSTGYAYNDRGREVLDLVYAEVFGAEAALVRPHFASGTHTISTALFGVLRPGDELLYITGRPYDTLHKVVGKPGDGTGSLADFGIGYRETALTEEGKVDWEEVALAINDKTKVIGIQRSRGYDWRSSFTVAEIGEMAARVKAIKPDVIVFVDNCYGEFTETLEPPQVGADLVAGSLIKNPGGGIAETGGYICGRADLVELAAYRLTAPGIGGEVGAMLGTTRGLYQGLFMAPHTVGQAVKGSIFASAVFQRCGFTTKPAWHEPRTDLIQAVAFDGPEHLIAFVQGIQRAAAVDSHVVPEPWDMPGYEHPVIMAAGTFIQGGSLELSADAPIRAPYIGYMQGGLTYSHVKYGVLMALQSMRERKLL
- the glnA gene encoding type I glutamate--ammonia ligase; protein product: MSFTKEDILRISKDENVRFIRLQFTDLLGTIKNVEIPVSQLEKALDNKMMFDGSSIEGYVRIEESDMYLYPDLSTWVIFPWVTDSRVARLICDVYMPDGTPFAGDPRGILKRCLQEAEEMGFTAMNVGPEPEFFLFRTDEKGDPTTELNDQGGYFDLAPMDLGENCRREIVLTLEEMGFEIEASHHEVASGQHEIDFKYADAIKAADQIQTFKLVVKTVARHHGLHATFMPKPLFGMNGSGMHAHQSLFKGKENMFYDESDKLGLSKTARYYMAGILKHARAFAAITNPTVNSYKRLVPGYEAPCYVAWSASNRSPMIRIPASRGLSTRVEVRNPDPAANPYLALAVMLKAGLDGIKRQLDLPAPIDRNIYVMSEEERIEEGIPSLPADLKEALNEMIRSHVITEALGEHALAHFYELKEIEWDIYRTQVHEWERDQYMTLY
- a CDS encoding MerR family transcriptional regulator, with the protein product MGDEIRRNMALFPIGIVMKLTDLSARQIRYYEQHSLIVPARTSGNQRLFSFNDVERLLEIKALIEKGVNIAGIKQVMNPVSKESEEATVITPDTEVRRRELSDSQLHRLLKQELVSGKRPGQVSLIQGELSRFFNK
- the hflX gene encoding GTPase HflX; the protein is MATTTHDTETEVQDRAILVSLVTDKIKRTGIDPELSLQELVQLAETAGVEVLDVLRQNKETPDSRWFIGKGKVEELRMAADGLGANTAIFDQELSGAQVRNLEEALDLKIIDRTQLILDIFAGRAKTREGIIQVELAQLSYLLPRLSGQGKNLSRQGGGIGTRGPGESKLETDRRHIRERITELKRQLDEVVKTRELHREHRRKSGAVQVALVGYTNAGKSTLLKQLTDADVYIENQLFATLDPTSRVLQLPGSKEVVLTDTVGFIQNLPHDLVASFRATLEEVNEANLVLHVVDSSSPMREEQMEVVQTILQDLGAAGKPQIVLFNKIDLCQPEQLEMLPTGEGFLKISAFNEDDLSRITEIISDQLAGDTLIFRIPGDRGDLSSLLYRVGEVLEQDYDGSDVLYNVRLNKEDYDKWSYKLAEFVEPQ
- a CDS encoding AAA family ATPase, with amino-acid sequence MNEAEAIGGLLQKRSADMAPLVVLMCGVAGSGKTTFALKLEQKGFVRLSIDEDIWSTHGRFGIDYPEEEYESLKEQSERKLRNELVQLVQAKRHVVVDFSFWQRQRRDDYKQLIEDHGGKWAVIFLKVQPEELRHRLLLRSERMDANAAFTITEEILTRFLNGFETPAGEGEWIVEA